The Centroberyx gerrardi isolate f3 chromosome 7, fCenGer3.hap1.cur.20231027, whole genome shotgun sequence genome contains a region encoding:
- the LOC139913865 gene encoding myosin-10-like isoform X1, whose protein sequence is MSHRSGQEDPERYLFVDRAVVYNPASQADWTAKKLVWIPSERHGFEAASIREERGEEVLVELAENGKKAVVNKDDIQKMNPPKFSKVEDMAELTCLNEASVLHNLKDRYYSGLIYTYSGLFCVVINPYKNLPIYSENIIEMYRGKKRHEMPPHIYAISESAYRCMLQDREDQSILCTGESGAGKTENTKKVIQYLAHVASSHKGRKDHNIPPESPKAFKLQGELERQLLQANPILESFGNAKTVKNDNSSRFGKFIRINFDVTGYIVGANIETYLLEKSRAIRQAKDERTFHIFYQLLAGAGEHLRTDLLLEGFNSYRFLSNGNIPIPGQQDKDNFQETMEAMHIMSFSHEEIVCMLKVVSAVLQFGNIVFKKERNTDQASMPENTAAQKLCHLLGMNVMEFTRAILSPRIKVGRDYVQKAQTKEQADFAIEALAKATYERLFRWLVHRINKALDRTKRQGASFIGILDIAGFEIFELNSFEQLCINYTNEKLQQLFNHTMFILEQEEYQREGIEWSFIDFGLDLQPCIDLIERPTNPPGILALLDEECWFPKATDKTFVDKVLQEQGTHAKFQKPRQLKDKADFCIIHYAGRVDYKADEWLMKNMDPLNDNVATLLHQSADKFVAELWKDDIQTFQRASFYDNVSGLHEAPVDRIVGLDQVAGMNETAFGAAYKTKKGMFRTVGQLYKEQLSKLMATLRNTNPNFVRCIIPNHEKRAGKLDPHLVLDQLRCNGVLEGIRICRQGFPNRIVFQEFRQRYEILTPNAIPKGFMDGKQACERMIRALELDPNLFRIGQSKIFFRAGVLAHLEEERDLKITDIIIYFQAVCRGYLARKAFAKKQQQLSALKVLQRNCAAYLKLRHWQWWRLFTKVKPLLQVTRQEEEMQAKDEELVKVKEKQSKVEGELVEMERKHQQLMEEKNILAEQLQAETELFAEAEEMRARLAAKKQELEEILHDLESRVEEEEERNQSLQNEKKKMQSHIQDLEEQLDEEEAARQKLQLEKVTAEAKMKKYEEDILLLEDQNSKFHKEKKLQEDRINEMTSTLAEEEEKAKNLGKVKNKQEMMMVDLEERLKKEEKTRQELEKAKRKLDGETSDFQDQIAELQAQIEELKVQLAKKEEELQALQTRGEDEVSQKNNALKQVRELQAQLSELQEDLESEKQARNKAEKLKRDLSEELEALKTELEDTLDTTAAQQELRTKREQEVAELKKTIDEETKNHEAQIQEMRQRHGTALEELSEQLEQAKRFKANLEKTKQSQESTNKELASEVKGLQQAKTDSEHKRKKLEGQLQEFMARVTEGERTKGELADRTHKLQTELDNVSTLLEDAERKGIKMAKDATGLESQLQDTQELLQEETRQKLNLSSRIRQLEEEKNALQEQQEEDEEARKNLEKQNLTLQAQLVETKKKLEDDVGTMDGLEETKKKLQKDMELTSQRLEEKTIAFEKMEKTKTRLQQELDDLTVDLDHQRQIVSNLEKKQKKFDQMLAEEKSISARYAEERDRAEAEAREKETKALSMTRALDEALEAKEELERTNKQLRAEMEDLMSSKDDVGKNVHELEKSKRTLEQQLEEMRTQLEELEDELQATEDAKLRLEVNMQAMKAQYERDLQGRDDQNDEKKRALVKQVREMEAELEDERKQRALAVAAKKKLEMDLKDVEGQIEGANKARDEAIKQLRKLQAQMKDYQRELEDARASRDEIFAQSKENEKKLKSLEAEILQLHEDLAASERGRRHAEQERDELQDEISNSTSGKSALMDEKRRLEARIAQLEEELEEEQGNMELLNDRFRKTTMQVDTLTTELSGERSAAQKSENARQQLERQNKELRAKLGELEGSVKSRFKASITALEAKIAQLEEQLEQEAKERAAANKIVRRTEKKLKEVCMQVEDERRHADQFKEQMEKSNSRMKQLKRQLEEAEEESTRANASRRKLQRELDDATEASEGLSREVNTLKSRLRRGGPISFSSSRSGRRPLQVEGTSLDLLSDDELENKITDNNANETPAPQPE, encoded by the exons ATCGTGAGGACCAATCAATCCTTTGCAC AGGTGAGTCAGGCGCTGGCAAGACGGAGAACACCAAGAAGGTCATCCAGTACCTGGCCCACGTTGCCTCCTCACACAAAGGACGCAAAGACCACAACATTCCT CCCGAATCTCCCAAAGCATTCAAGCTACAG GGTGAGCTGGAACGCCAGCTCCTACAGGCCAACCCCATCCTCGAGTCCTTTGGCAACGCCAAGACGGTGAAGAACGACAACTCGTCTCGCTTC GGGAAATTCATCAGAATCAACTTTGACGTCACAGGCTACATAGTTGGGGCCAACATTGAAACCT ACCTTCTGGAGAAGTCGAGGGCCATCAGACAGGCCAAAGATGAGAGGACCTTCCACATCTTCTACCAGCTGCTGGCAGGAGCTGGAGAGCATCTCCGAA ccgaCCTGCTTCTCGAAGGCTTCAACAGCTACCGTTTCCTGTCCAACGGTAACATTCCCATCCCTGGCCAGCAGGACAAGGACAACTTCCAGGAGACCATGGAGGCCATGCACATCATGAGCTTCTCCCACGAGGAGATCGTCT GCATGTTGAAGGTGGTTTCTGCAGTGTTGCAGTTCGGGAACATTGTCTTTAAGAAGGAGAGGAACACTGATCAGGCCTCCATGCCTGAGAACACAG cgGCCCAGAAGCTGTGCCACCTGCTAGGGATGAATGTGATGGAGTTCACTCGAGCCATCCTCTCCCCCAGGATCAAAGTGGGACGAGACTATGTCCAGAAGGCTCAGACCAAAGAACAG GCGGACTTTGCCATCGAGGCCCTGGCTAAGGCGACATACGAGCGTCTGTTCCGCTGGCTGGTGCACCGCATCAACAAGGCTCTGGACAGGACCAAGCGCCAGGGGGCCTCCTTCATCGGCATCCTGGATATAGCTGGCTTTGAGATCTTTGAG ctGAACTCCTTTGAGCAGCTGTGTATCAACTACACCAAtgagaagctgcagcagctcttCAACCACACCATGTTCATCCTGGAGCAGGAGGAGTACCAGAGGGAGGGCATCGAGTGGAGCTTCATCGACTTCGGTCTCGACCTGCAGCCCTGCATCGACCTCATCGAGAGGCCG ACCAACCCTCCGGGTATCCTCGCTCTGCTGGATGAGGAGTGCTGGTTCCCCAAGGCCACAGACAAGACCTTCGTAGACAAGGTGCTGCAGGAGCAGGGAACGCACGCCAAGTTCCAGAAGCCACGCCAGCTCAAGGACAAAGCCGACTTCTGCATCATCCACTATGCAGGGCGG GTGGACTACAAGGCTGATGAGTGGCTGATGAAGAACATGGACCCCCTGAATGACAACGTGGCCACGCTGCTGCACCAGTCGGCCGACAAGTTTGTGGCTGAGCTCTGGAAAGACG ACATTCAGACGTTTCAGAGAGCCTCTTTCTATGACAATGTGTCTGGGCTCCATGAAGCTCCAG ttgaCCGGATTGTGGGTCTGGACCAGGTGGCGGGGATGAACGAGACGGCGTTTGGCGCCGCCTACAAGACCAAGAAGGGCATGTTCCGTACCGTGGGCCAGCTGTACAAGGAGCAGCTGTCCAAACTGATGGCCACACTGAGGAACACCAACCCCAACTTTGTCCGCTGCATCATCCCCAACCACGAGAAGAGG gcTGGTAAACTGGACCCCCACCTGGTTCTGGACCAGCTGAGGTGCAACGGTGTCCTGGAGGGGATCCGTATCTGCAGACAGGGCTTCCCCAACCGCATCGTCTTCCAGGAGTTCAGACAGCG GTATGAGATCCTCACTCCCAACGCCATTCCCAAGGGCTTCATGGATGGCAAGCAGGCCTGTGAGAGAATG ATCCGAGCCCTGGAGTTGGACCCCAACCTGTTCCGTATCGGCCAGAGTAAGATCTTCTTCAGGGCCGGGGTGCTGGcccacctggaggaggagagggacctGAAGATCACTGACATCATTATCTATTTCCAGGCCGTCTGTCGAGGATATCTGGCACGCAA GGCCTTTGctaagaagcagcagcagctgagcgCCCTGAAGGTTCTGCAGAGGAACTGTGCTGCCTACCTGAAGCTGCGGCACTGGCAGTGGTGGAGACTCTTcaccaag GTGAAGCCCCTCCTTCAGGTGaccaggcaggaggaggagatgcaggcTAAAGACGAGGAGCTGGTCAAGGTGAAGGAGAAGCAGAGCAAGGTGGAGGGAGAGctggtggagatggagaggaaacacCAGCAG CTAATGGAGGAGAAGAACATCCTAGCAGAGCAGCTGCAGGCGGAGACGGAGCTTTTTGCGGAGGCCGAGGAGATGAGAGCCCGCCTGGCTGCCAAgaagcaggagctggaggagatccTCCATGACCTGGAGtccagggtggaggaggaggaggagaggaaccaGAGCCTGCAgaacgagaagaagaagatgcagTCCCACATCCAG gacctGGAGGAACAGTtggacgaggaggaggctgccaggcagaagctgcagctggagaAGGTGACAGCTGAGGCCAAAATGAAGAAGTATGAAGAGGACATTTTGCTGCTGGAGGACCAGAACTCCAAGTTCCACAAG GAAAAGAAGCTGCAGGAGGACCGTATCAATGAGATGACGTCTACGCtggctgaggaggaagagaaggccAAGAACCTGGGCAAGGTCAAGAACAAGCAGGAGATGATGATGGTCGACCTGGAGG AGCGgctgaagaaggaggagaagaccCGTCAGGAGCTGGAGAAGGCTAAGAGGAAGCTGGACGGGGAGACGTCCGACTTCCAGGACCAGATAGCCGAGCTGCAGGCCCAGATAGAGGAGCTGAAAGTTCAGCTGGCCAAGAAGGAAGAGGAACTACAGGCACTGCAGACTAG GGGTGAGGATGAGGTGAGCCAGAAGAACAACGCTCTGAAGCAGGTGAGGGAGCTGCAGGCCCAGCTGTCGGAGCTGCAGGAGGACCTGGAGTCGGAGAAACAGGCCAGGAACAAGGCTGAGAAACTCAAGAGGGACCTGAGCGAAGAGCTGGAGGCCCTGAAGACTGAGCTGGAGGACACGCTGGATACCACCGCCGCCCAGCAGGAGCTCAG GACCAAGCGTGAGCAGGAGGTGGCGGAGCTGAAGAAGACCATTGACGAGGAGACTAAGAACCACGAGGCTCAGATCCAGGAGATGAGACAGAGGCACGGCACGGCCCTGGAGGAGCTGTCTGAGCAACTGGAGCAGGCCAAGAGG TTCAAAGCTAACCTGGAGAAGACCAAGCAGAGCCAGGAGAGCACCAACAAGGAGCTGGCCAGCGAGGTGAAGGGCCTGCAGCAGGCAAAGACCGACTCCGAACACAAGAGGAAGAAACTGGAAGGTCAGCTGCAGGAGTTCATGGCCAGAGTCACCGAGGGAGAGAGGACCAAGGGAGAGCTGGCCGAccgcacacacaaactacag ACTGAGTTGGACAATGTGTCCACCTTGCTGGAGgatgcagagagaaaggggatCAAGATGGCCAAGGATGCTACTGGACTAGAGAGTCAGCTACAAGACACACAG gagctgCTCCAAGAGGAGACCCGTCAGAAGCTGAACCTGAGCAGCCGTATCcgccagctggaggaggagaagaacgctctgcaggagcagcaggaggaggacgaggaggccCGCAAGAACCTGGAGAAACAGAACCTGACGCTGCAGGCCCAG TTGGTGGAGACCAAGAAGAAGCTGGAGGATGACGTTGGAACGATGGACGGCCTGGAGGAGACGAAGAAGAAGCTGCAGAAGGACATGGAGCTGACCAGCCAGCGTCTGGAGGAGAAGACCATCGCCTTCGAAAAGATGGAGAAGACCAAGACCCGTCTGCAGCAGGAGCTGGACGACCTGACCGTGGACCTGGATCACCAGAGACAGATCGTCTCCAACctggagaagaagcagaagaagttCGACCAG ATGCTGGCTGAGGAGAAGAGCATCTCGGCTCGCTACGCCGAGGAGCGCGACCGTGCCGAAGCTGAGGCCAGGGAGAAGGAGACCAAGGCTCTGTCCATGACCAGAGCTCTGGACGAGGCCCTGGAGGccaaggaggagctggagaggacCAACAAGCAGCTGCGCGCCGAGATGGAGGATCTGATGAGCTCCAAGGACGATGTGGGCAAGAAC GTGCACGAGCTGGAGAAGTCCAAGCGTActctggagcagcagctggaggagatgCGGAcccagctggaggagctggaggacgaGCTGCAGGCCACGGAGGACGCCAAGCTGCGTCTGGAGGTCAACATGCAGGCCATGAAGGCCCAGTATGAGAGGGACCTGCAGGGCCGCGACGACCAGAACGACGAGAAGAAGAGAGCGCTGGTCAAACAG GTgcgagagatggaggcagagttggaggatgagaggaagcaGAGGGCGCTGGCTGTGGCTGCGAAGAAGAAGCTGGAAATGGATCTGAAGGATGTAGAGGGTCAGATAGAAGGAGCCAACAAGGCTAGAGACGAGGCCATCAAACAGCTGCGCAAGTTACAG GCCCAAATGAAAGACTACCAGAGGGAGTTGGAGGACGCAAGGGCTTCCAGAGACGAGATTTTCGCCCAGTCCAAGGAGAATGAGAAGAAACTCAAGAGTCTCGAGGCTGAGATTCTGCAGCTGCATGAG GACCTGGCAGCATCTGAGAGGGGCCGGCGCCACGCAGAACAGGAACGGGACGAGCTGCAGGATGAAATCTCCAACAGCACCTCTGGAAA gTCTGCTCTGATGGATGAgaagaggaggctggaggctcGTATTgcccagctggaggaggagctggaggaggagcagggtaACATGGAGCTACTCAATGACCGCTTCAGAAAGACAACCATGCAG GTGGACACCCTGACCACGGAGCTGAGCGGGGAGCGCAGCGCGGCGCAGAAGAGCGAGAACGCCCGGCAGCAACTGGAGCGGCAGAACAAGGAGCTGCGGGCTAAGCTGGGCGAGCTGGAGGGCTCGGTGAAGAGCAGGTTCAAGGCCTCCATCACCGCCCTGGAGGCCAAGATAGCacagctggaggagcagctggagcaggaggCCAA GGAGCGAGCAGCAGCCAATAAGATCGtgaggaggacagagaagaaGCTGAAGGAAGTCTGCATGCAGGTGGAGGATGAGCGTCGCCATGCCGACCAGTTCAAAGAACAA atggaAAAGTCCAACTCTCGTATGAAGCAGCTGAAGCGTCagctggaggaggctgaggaggagtcCACCAGGGCCAACGCCTCGCGCCGGAAACTGCAGAGAGAGCTGGACGACGCCACCGAGGCCAGCGAGGGCCTGAGCCGCGAGGTCAACACGCTCAAGAGCCGCCTCAG GCGTGGCGGCCccatcagtttctcctccagccGCTCAGGCAGGCGTCCGCTACAGGTGGAGGGAACTTCCCTGGACCTCCTGTCCGACGATGAGCTGGAGAACAAGATCACCGACAACAATGCCAACGAGACACCAGCACCCCAGCCTGAGTAG